A region of Prochlorococcus marinus subsp. pastoris str. CCMP1986 DNA encodes the following proteins:
- a CDS encoding YggT family protein: protein MLSEIFAVLGQTLSIYSFILIIRILLTWFPGIDWSNGILSALTSITDPYLNIFRGIIPPIGGFDISSLLAFLLLNVIQNLITNLQYASLGYG from the coding sequence ATGTTGTCTGAGATTTTTGCGGTTTTAGGTCAAACCTTATCAATTTATTCATTTATTTTGATCATTAGGATATTACTTACATGGTTTCCTGGAATAGATTGGAGTAATGGAATATTATCAGCATTAACGTCAATAACAGACCCATATTTGAATATATTTAGAGGAATAATTCCTCCAATTGGTGGCTTTGATATTTCATCGTTGTTAGCTTTTCTACTTCTTAATGTTATCCAAAACCTTATTACTAATCTTCAATATGCCAGCTTAGGATATGGTTAA
- a CDS encoding nucleoside triphosphate pyrophosphohydrolase family protein: MDFKTYQKQARLTAQYPNLGSNNIYPTLGLVGEAGEVAEKVKKVIRDKKGIFDEESKKGIKKELGDVLWYISNLCNEFNFELEEVALQNLEKLKLRAAKGKISGSGDDR, encoded by the coding sequence ATGGATTTTAAAACTTATCAGAAGCAAGCTCGCTTAACAGCCCAATATCCAAATTTAGGCTCAAACAATATTTATCCAACACTAGGATTAGTTGGAGAAGCTGGTGAAGTTGCAGAAAAAGTAAAAAAAGTAATTAGAGATAAAAAAGGTATTTTTGATGAAGAATCTAAAAAAGGGATAAAAAAAGAGTTAGGTGATGTTCTATGGTATATATCTAATCTTTGCAATGAATTCAATTTCGAATTAGAAGAAGTTGCTTTACAAAATTTAGAAAAATTGAAGTTAAGAGCAGCTAAGGGTAAAATTTCTGGTTCCGGAGATGATCGTTAA
- the pyk gene encoding pyruvate kinase, producing the protein MSNIDLKRRTKIVATIGPATQSEEIITDLIKAGVTTFRLNFSHGDHKDHQERIQTIRKVSEKLDLDIGILQDLQGPKIRLGRFKDGPVKVKKGDKFSLTSNEVECTKSIANVTYNKLAQEVTSGKRILLDDGKIEMIVEKVDIGNNLLECKVTVGGVLSNNKGVNFPDVQLSVKALTDKDIEDLEFGLTAGVDWIALSFVRNPSDINEIKNLINKNGHSIPVVAKIEKFEAIDQIDSILPLCDGVMVARGDLGVEMPAEEVPLLQKELIRKANTLGIPIITATQMLDSMASNPRPTRAEVSDVANAILDGTDAVMLSNETAVGDYPVEAVETMATIARRIERDYPLKAIESHLPSTIPNAISAAVSNIARQLDAGAIIPLTKSGSTARNVSKFRPPTPILATTTERCVARRLQLVWGVTPLLVKNDDRTAKTFSIAMQIAQELGILKQGDLVVQTAGTLTGISGSTDLIKVGLVRKVVTRGISVGEIGVTGKARNIKTNLDLSLISPGEILFVPKNILMDLPFTKIITGIVTDENIDECYKVFKKNNIKISTICNLSAIDNLVSNGDLITLQLNEGVVYMGQIEDDEDALDKYKYV; encoded by the coding sequence ATGTCGAATATTGATTTAAAAAGGAGAACCAAGATTGTTGCAACAATTGGACCAGCTACTCAATCAGAAGAAATTATTACTGATCTTATTAAGGCTGGAGTCACAACATTTCGATTAAATTTTTCTCATGGCGATCATAAAGATCATCAAGAAAGAATACAAACCATAAGAAAAGTTTCTGAAAAGCTAGATCTAGATATTGGAATACTTCAGGATCTTCAGGGTCCTAAAATAAGATTAGGAAGATTTAAAGATGGTCCTGTAAAAGTAAAAAAAGGAGATAAATTCTCATTAACTTCCAATGAAGTTGAATGTACAAAAAGTATAGCTAATGTTACCTACAACAAACTTGCCCAGGAAGTAACTTCAGGTAAAAGAATATTGTTAGATGATGGAAAAATTGAAATGATTGTTGAAAAGGTTGATATAGGAAATAATTTATTAGAGTGTAAAGTAACTGTTGGAGGAGTCCTTTCTAACAACAAAGGTGTAAATTTTCCAGATGTACAATTATCTGTTAAAGCTTTAACTGATAAAGATATAGAAGATCTTGAATTTGGATTAACTGCTGGTGTTGATTGGATAGCTCTGAGTTTTGTAAGAAATCCGTCTGATATTAATGAAATAAAAAATTTAATAAATAAGAATGGACATTCAATTCCTGTTGTAGCCAAGATTGAAAAATTTGAAGCAATAGATCAAATAGATTCAATATTACCTTTGTGTGATGGGGTTATGGTTGCACGAGGAGACTTAGGAGTTGAAATGCCAGCAGAAGAAGTCCCTCTTTTACAAAAAGAGTTAATTAGAAAAGCAAATACACTAGGGATCCCCATTATTACCGCCACACAAATGCTTGACTCAATGGCATCAAATCCAAGGCCAACTCGCGCTGAAGTAAGTGATGTAGCTAATGCAATTCTTGATGGTACAGATGCTGTAATGCTTTCAAATGAAACAGCTGTGGGTGATTATCCAGTAGAAGCTGTTGAGACCATGGCGACAATTGCTAGAAGAATTGAACGTGATTATCCACTAAAAGCAATTGAGAGTCACCTTCCTAGTACTATTCCAAATGCAATAAGCGCCGCAGTCAGCAACATTGCTAGACAACTTGATGCTGGGGCAATAATCCCTTTAACCAAATCCGGTTCAACAGCCCGTAATGTGAGTAAATTCAGACCTCCTACTCCTATTCTTGCTACCACTACAGAGCGATGTGTCGCGAGAAGATTGCAATTAGTATGGGGAGTGACTCCTTTATTAGTCAAGAATGACGATAGGACTGCAAAAACATTCAGTATTGCAATGCAAATAGCACAAGAACTAGGGATTCTTAAGCAAGGAGACCTGGTAGTTCAGACTGCAGGGACACTAACAGGTATAAGTGGTTCGACTGATCTAATAAAGGTTGGGTTAGTAAGAAAAGTGGTAACTCGAGGAATATCAGTAGGGGAGATAGGTGTAACTGGCAAAGCAAGAAATATAAAGACTAATCTTGATTTATCATTGATTTCTCCAGGTGAAATTTTATTTGTACCAAAAAATATCTTAATGGATTTACCTTTCACCAAAATAATTACTGGAATAGTTACGGATGAAAATATAGATGAATGCTATAAAGTATTCAAAAAAAATAATATTAAGATATCCACTATTTGTAATTTATCTGCTATTGACAATCTTGTATCGAACGGGGATTTAATAACGTTACAACTCAATGAAGGGGTTGTTTATATGGGGCAGATAGAAGACGATGAGGATGCACTAGATAAATATAAGTATGTCTAG
- a CDS encoding ABC transporter permease: MSRNISLKEAFNMAGKTLVSNKLRSSLTMLGIIIGNASVITLVGLGRGAQTLAKNQLSNLGANVLFIVPGNNDTRRRGISFPKNLVLEDSIAINNQVPSVKKVAPQISANEIVQSNSKSLNISIAGVTPEFLDVRSFEVDEGRFISQSDVNSARSFVVIGPDLKEDFFKGNTVIGEKIRIKDHTYEIIGILKPKGAVFGSNQDKNAYIPLTTMVNRISGKDPTYGVSLSFISVEATSKNKTSAAKFQITNLLRQRHNIVRDDDFAVRSQEDALNIVTNITSGLTFLLAGIGAVSLIVGGIGIMNIMLVSVSERTEEIGLRKAIGAKQSDILIQFLFEALILSTIGGLVGTTTGLTGVFLLGVITPLPASVGITTTLSTMIISGSIGLIFGVLPAKRASQLDPIVALRSL; this comes from the coding sequence ATGTCTAGGAATATATCTCTTAAAGAAGCCTTTAATATGGCTGGTAAAACTTTAGTTTCAAACAAATTAAGAAGTTCTCTTACTATGCTTGGAATAATAATAGGTAATGCATCAGTAATAACACTTGTAGGATTAGGGAGAGGAGCTCAAACTCTTGCCAAAAATCAATTAAGTAATTTAGGTGCAAATGTTTTATTTATTGTTCCAGGCAATAACGATACCCGAAGAAGAGGTATATCATTTCCAAAAAATCTTGTTTTAGAAGATTCAATTGCAATTAACAATCAAGTCCCGAGTGTTAAAAAAGTTGCACCACAAATCTCTGCAAATGAAATTGTTCAATCAAATTCAAAAAGCCTAAATATTTCAATTGCTGGTGTTACTCCTGAATTTCTTGACGTAAGAAGTTTTGAGGTAGATGAAGGAAGATTTATCTCCCAAAGTGACGTAAATTCAGCTAGAAGTTTTGTTGTAATTGGACCTGATCTAAAGGAAGACTTTTTTAAGGGAAACACTGTAATTGGAGAAAAAATAAGAATTAAAGATCACACCTACGAAATAATTGGAATTTTGAAACCTAAAGGTGCTGTTTTTGGTAGCAATCAAGATAAAAACGCATATATACCTCTTACTACAATGGTTAATAGAATAAGTGGAAAAGATCCTACCTATGGAGTTAGCTTAAGTTTTATAAGTGTGGAGGCTACTAGTAAAAACAAAACTAGTGCTGCAAAGTTCCAAATTACAAATTTATTGCGTCAAAGACATAACATCGTAAGGGACGATGATTTTGCAGTTAGATCTCAAGAAGATGCATTAAATATCGTAACAAACATTACAAGTGGTCTTACATTTTTATTGGCAGGTATAGGTGCTGTCTCTCTTATTGTTGGAGGTATAGGAATAATGAATATAATGCTTGTTTCTGTAAGTGAAAGAACAGAGGAGATTGGTTTAAGAAAAGCAATAGGAGCGAAACAATCAGATATTCTTATACAATTTTTATTTGAGGCTTTAATTTTATCTACTATTGGAGGTTTGGTTGGAACAACAACCGGTTTGACAGGGGTATTTCTTCTAGGAGTAATAACTCCGTTGCCAGCTTCGGTAGGAATAACAACAACGTTGTCAACAATGATTATTTCAGGTTCAATAGGATTAATCTTTGGAGTGTTACCAGCCAAAAGAGCCTCACAATTAGATCCAATTGTTGCTCTAAGAAGTTTGTAA
- a CDS encoding biotin transporter BioY, protein MLNVSKIIEVFISLQIIIISTFIPVFFYIPFTNKLIGSFEMPITWQLPSIVIITLIFTGKIVIKAFSIYLIIGLFFIPVFDQGGSLGYLLTPNFGYLLGMYPLIKIIDILNKRKQMIKYYDLLKYGILGICSMHLIGIIYNCILFLNYKQSEILLYNISKYSLGKLGYHLLMLTPITVLFKIFNKNRYQR, encoded by the coding sequence ATGCTAAATGTTAGTAAAATTATTGAGGTATTTATAAGTCTCCAAATAATTATAATTTCTACATTTATTCCTGTTTTTTTCTATATTCCTTTTACTAATAAACTTATTGGGTCATTTGAAATGCCTATTACATGGCAATTACCTTCAATCGTAATAATTACCTTAATATTTACCGGTAAAATAGTAATAAAAGCATTTAGTATCTATTTAATAATTGGTTTGTTTTTTATTCCAGTATTTGACCAGGGAGGTTCATTAGGATATTTATTAACTCCAAATTTTGGTTATTTATTAGGAATGTATCCATTAATCAAAATAATAGATATTTTAAATAAAAGAAAGCAAATGATTAAATATTATGACCTTTTAAAATACGGAATATTAGGAATATGTAGTATGCATCTTATAGGTATAATTTATAACTGCATTCTATTTTTAAATTATAAACAATCGGAAATACTCTTATACAATATTTCAAAATACTCATTAGGAAAACTTGGATATCATTTGTTAATGCTCACACCTATAACTGTACTGTTTAAGATTTTCAATAAGAACAGATATCAAAGATGA
- the lspA gene encoding signal peptidase II encodes MMLNIKKNRFYYILLSILIILSDQFTKHIIELNHTSYINKDLVFFSIEYVKNYGAAFNILNGNRIFLSTLSTIITLCLIYFILYKKKLDNLALLSYSFILAGTIGNGIERITKGYVIDFINLKFIDFPVFNIADISINIGLIIIIYGLIKNKR; translated from the coding sequence ATGATGTTAAATATAAAAAAAAATAGATTTTATTATATTTTATTATCTATTTTAATTATTCTATCTGATCAATTTACAAAACATATTATCGAATTAAATCATACATCTTATATAAATAAAGATCTTGTATTTTTTAGTATTGAGTACGTAAAAAATTATGGAGCAGCATTTAATATTTTAAACGGTAACAGAATTTTTTTATCCACACTAAGTACAATAATAACGTTATGTTTAATATATTTTATTTTATATAAAAAAAAATTAGATAATTTAGCTTTATTAAGCTATAGCTTTATTTTGGCAGGTACGATAGGAAACGGAATTGAAAGAATTACAAAGGGTTACGTTATAGATTTTATTAATTTAAAATTTATAGATTTTCCAGTATTTAATATTGCCGATATATCTATAAATATTGGTCTAATTATTATTATATATGGACTTATTAAAAATAAACGATAA
- a CDS encoding GTP-binding protein yields the protein MYHFLIKNYRYLLIILFLYLLLTLFRNILNIYSILIIVVILLIFYYKNKRLFKKIAYKIIFKQQNSFSFRNKYGAAKNSLEAIDEINKKISNKIYGDLLKYEKIKLEKQFKHGDYNVILFGAGSSGKTSIARALLKNLIGKISPTIGTTKDITSYKIRIPILKRNINIIDTPGLFEASKEGQEREDSTIMEASKSDLILFVIDQDINKYELYLIRELLNLKKKIIIVLNKCDLRSEKQNNFIRENIISITSTKYIKLSVIKTIATSKVFSSNLVDSLKITPDVSNLFKEIIETLDANGEELLADNILFRCNKLGQISKNVISEQRNLSANKIINKYTLITGGVILLNPLPVVDFITTTSVNVQMILEISKTYDFKITKNEAVELSKSLLTTLAKLGILKGGLSVITNALASNFTTIFISKSLQSITACWLIKIVGLSIKKYFNNGKNWGDGGMQEVIEDIYKLNKREDILNNFIREAINNIRVYDDSKSQRKLPPYLQSD from the coding sequence ATGTACCATTTTCTTATTAAGAACTATAGATATTTATTAATTATATTATTTCTTTATTTATTATTGACGTTATTTAGAAATATTTTAAATATTTATTCTATTTTAATCATTGTTGTTATTTTACTAATTTTTTATTATAAAAACAAAAGATTATTCAAAAAGATTGCTTATAAAATAATATTTAAGCAACAAAATAGTTTTTCTTTTAGAAATAAATATGGAGCTGCAAAAAATAGTCTTGAAGCAATAGATGAAATTAATAAAAAAATATCCAATAAAATATATGGAGATTTATTGAAATATGAAAAGATAAAGCTTGAGAAACAGTTCAAGCATGGAGACTATAACGTAATATTATTTGGTGCGGGATCCTCTGGAAAAACTTCTATAGCAAGAGCACTATTGAAAAATTTAATTGGAAAGATTTCCCCAACAATTGGGACTACAAAAGATATAACAAGTTATAAAATTAGAATTCCAATCTTAAAAAGAAATATAAATATAATTGATACGCCTGGATTATTTGAAGCTTCTAAAGAAGGTCAAGAAAGGGAGGACTCTACAATAATGGAGGCATCAAAATCAGATCTCATTCTTTTTGTAATTGATCAAGATATCAATAAATATGAACTCTATCTAATTAGAGAATTACTAAATTTGAAGAAGAAAATAATTATTGTTTTAAATAAATGCGACTTAAGATCAGAAAAACAAAATAATTTTATTAGAGAAAACATTATCTCAATTACATCTACAAAATATATTAAATTATCAGTCATAAAAACTATTGCTACATCAAAAGTCTTCTCAAGCAATTTAGTAGACTCATTAAAAATAACTCCTGATGTAAGTAATCTATTTAAAGAGATAATAGAAACACTTGATGCTAATGGAGAAGAATTACTAGCTGATAATATTCTTTTTAGATGTAATAAATTAGGCCAAATCAGCAAAAATGTAATATCGGAGCAAAGAAATTTAAGTGCTAATAAAATAATAAATAAATATACTTTGATTACAGGAGGAGTAATACTGTTAAATCCTTTGCCCGTTGTAGATTTTATAACAACAACATCTGTAAATGTTCAAATGATACTTGAAATTTCGAAAACATATGATTTCAAGATAACAAAAAATGAAGCAGTCGAATTATCAAAATCATTATTAACAACTCTTGCAAAACTTGGCATTTTGAAAGGTGGACTTAGTGTTATTACAAACGCATTAGCTTCAAATTTTACAACAATATTTATTTCAAAATCATTACAGTCCATAACCGCATGTTGGTTAATAAAAATAGTAGGTTTATCAATAAAAAAATATTTTAATAATGGAAAAAATTGGGGAGATGGTGGGATGCAAGAAGTAATTGAGGATATTTACAAATTAAATAAAAGGGAAGATATCCTAAATAATTTCATTAGAGAAGCAATAAATAATATAAGAGTTTACGATGATTCAAAATCTCAAAGAAAATTGCCGCCATATTTGCAGAGTGACTAA
- a CDS encoding pyridoxal phosphate-dependent decarboxylase family protein — protein sequence MTSDSINNQNNLFPTSSGSNESLLILLNRTSEIICKWFSDSDKLGPIPIDSNFVCSVPGEQGKSFDVLFSEIESLIYNSFNPVHPGSLAHLDPPPLIISILGDLIAAGLNNNLLAHELSPSISLLEESICKWFSIKLGFSDLAGGVAASGGTLSNLNALVTARNYAGLETNPKAVYLISEDAHSSFEKCTRIMGLEKNNLIKVKTDKNGCMDMIDLKKTVDKCSIEGKRIFAIIATLGTTVRGAIDPIDKISKFCNERNIWLHIDGSIGGIFSITNIPINGIINVHLANSITINPQKILGITKTSSLLIVSNIEILKNTFSTGLPYVSNENNFFNRGELGIQGSRPAEIIKLWLGLRFLGMRGIEDVLNSSIKRRIFFENNLDTYKYDLYSGPLHIISFLPKGMNKNESDSWTLNKRTNLLKKNFMISRPLFKNRYYLRAVFGNYNTSESHINDLLKLLN from the coding sequence ATGACTTCTGATTCAATTAATAATCAAAACAATCTATTTCCAACATCTTCTGGAAGTAACGAAAGTTTGCTTATACTTCTCAACCGAACTTCTGAGATCATATGCAAATGGTTTTCAGATTCAGATAAATTAGGTCCTATACCCATCGATAGTAACTTTGTATGTTCAGTTCCAGGAGAACAGGGAAAGTCTTTTGATGTTTTATTCTCTGAGATTGAAAGTCTTATTTATAATTCTTTTAATCCAGTACATCCAGGTTCCCTTGCTCATCTAGACCCTCCACCATTAATTATTTCTATTTTGGGGGATTTAATTGCTGCTGGCTTAAATAATAATCTTCTCGCACATGAATTATCACCAAGTATTTCTCTTCTTGAGGAATCAATTTGCAAGTGGTTTTCAATAAAACTAGGTTTTTCGGATTTAGCAGGTGGCGTTGCAGCCAGTGGCGGGACTTTAAGTAATTTAAATGCGTTGGTCACAGCAAGAAACTATGCCGGACTTGAAACTAATCCAAAGGCCGTTTATTTAATTAGCGAAGATGCTCATTCATCATTTGAAAAATGTACTAGAATTATGGGTCTTGAAAAAAATAATTTAATTAAAGTCAAAACAGATAAAAATGGATGTATGGATATGATTGACCTTAAAAAGACTGTTGATAAATGTTCTATTGAAGGTAAAAGAATATTTGCTATTATCGCCACTCTTGGTACAACAGTTCGTGGAGCAATAGACCCAATTGATAAAATCAGTAAATTTTGTAATGAAAGAAATATTTGGCTACACATTGACGGATCCATAGGAGGCATTTTTTCAATTACTAATATACCGATCAATGGAATTATTAATGTTCATCTCGCGAATTCAATAACTATTAATCCACAAAAAATACTTGGAATTACAAAAACTTCATCCCTTTTAATAGTTTCAAATATTGAAATTCTTAAAAATACATTTTCTACAGGGTTACCTTACGTTTCTAATGAAAACAATTTCTTTAATAGAGGTGAACTAGGAATACAAGGTTCTAGACCCGCTGAAATTATCAAACTATGGTTAGGTTTGCGATTTCTGGGAATGCGAGGAATAGAGGATGTATTAAATTCATCAATTAAGAGAAGAATATTCTTCGAGAATAATTTAGATACATACAAATATGATTTATATTCTGGTCCTTTGCATATAATTTCCTTTTTACCAAAGGGTATGAATAAAAACGAATCAGATTCCTGGACTTTAAATAAAAGAACAAATCTTCTTAAAAAGAACTTTATGATTTCTAGGCCTCTATTTAAAAATAGATATTACCTAAGAGCAGTTTTTGGGAATTACAATACAAGTGAATCTCATATTAATGATCTTTTGAAATTATTAAATTAA
- a CDS encoding nucleoside deaminase, which produces MNQKTINRHRKIEHLDYLKWMKFILRRSEEVGKVELPITAVIIDENGRCIGRGSNKREINNDPLGHAELIALRQASWIKNDWRFNECSIIVNLEPCTMCAAALVQARMGQVIYGTKDDKRGGFGGTIDLSKHESAHHKMKVVGGVLNQDCKNNIKLWFKKMRNQK; this is translated from the coding sequence ATGAACCAAAAAACTATAAATCGGCATAGAAAAATTGAGCACTTAGATTATCTTAAATGGATGAAATTCATTTTACGAAGATCAGAGGAAGTAGGTAAGGTTGAATTACCAATTACAGCAGTAATAATAGATGAGAATGGAAGATGTATTGGTAGAGGAAGTAATAAAAGAGAAATTAACAATGACCCTTTAGGACATGCAGAATTAATAGCTCTTAGACAAGCTTCATGGATTAAAAATGATTGGCGATTCAATGAATGCAGCATAATTGTAAATTTAGAGCCTTGTACAATGTGTGCTGCGGCATTAGTTCAAGCAAGAATGGGTCAAGTTATATATGGTACAAAAGATGATAAAAGAGGCGGATTCGGAGGCACTATTGATTTATCTAAGCATGAAAGCGCACATCATAAAATGAAAGTAGTAGGAGGAGTTTTAAATCAGGATTGTAAAAATAATATTAAGTTATGGTTTAAAAAGATGAGGAATCAAAAATAG
- a CDS encoding pyridoxal-phosphate-dependent aminotransferase family protein: protein MTETKLISTLNKENLPHLDKTYVPSRLLLGPGPSNANPEVLKALALNPIGHLDEAYIELMSEVQKLLRYTWQCNNRITLPMSGTGSAAMEASIANFIEPGEKILIAKKGYFGDRLVDMASRYNADVSVIEKEWGEAFTFEEIKYEIETKKPVIFAIVHAETSTGVLQPLEGIGDLCRKNNCLFLVDAVTSLGALELFIDDWKIDLAYSCSQKGLSCPPGLSPFTMNKRAEDKLSARTSKVPNWYLDLSLLNRYWGSDRVYHHTAPVNMNFAIREGLRLIANEGLENIWRRHNSNAIKLWKGLESLGMDLHVSSEFRLPTLTTVKIPPAVDGDAYRNHLLKNFGIEIGNGLGALSGKVWRIGLMGFNSNEENVDRLLNLFDTELKKFSIFDSSSF from the coding sequence TTGACCGAAACAAAACTCATTTCAACTTTAAATAAAGAGAATCTACCTCATCTCGATAAAACTTATGTTCCTTCAAGACTTTTATTAGGACCTGGTCCTTCAAATGCTAATCCCGAAGTCCTTAAGGCTTTAGCACTTAATCCAATTGGGCATTTAGATGAGGCATATATAGAGTTAATGTCCGAGGTACAAAAATTACTTAGATATACATGGCAATGTAATAATCGAATAACTCTACCTATGAGTGGTACAGGTAGCGCAGCTATGGAAGCATCTATTGCTAATTTTATAGAGCCTGGAGAAAAAATTCTAATCGCAAAAAAAGGATATTTTGGGGATCGTTTGGTTGATATGGCATCGAGATATAATGCGGACGTTTCAGTAATTGAAAAAGAATGGGGAGAAGCGTTTACTTTTGAAGAAATAAAATATGAAATAGAAACTAAAAAACCTGTAATATTTGCTATTGTCCACGCTGAGACATCAACTGGGGTATTACAACCTCTTGAAGGGATAGGTGATTTATGCAGAAAGAATAATTGTTTGTTTTTAGTTGATGCTGTCACATCATTAGGTGCTCTAGAACTTTTTATTGATGATTGGAAAATTGATCTTGCTTATAGTTGTAGCCAAAAAGGTCTAAGTTGCCCTCCTGGACTTAGTCCTTTCACAATGAACAAACGTGCAGAAGATAAACTTAGTGCAAGAACTTCTAAAGTTCCAAATTGGTACTTAGATTTATCCTTATTGAATAGATATTGGGGATCTGATCGTGTTTACCATCATACTGCTCCAGTGAATATGAATTTTGCAATAAGAGAGGGTTTGCGCTTAATCGCTAATGAAGGCTTAGAAAATATTTGGAGAAGACATAATTCTAATGCAATCAAATTATGGAAGGGATTAGAAAGTTTAGGAATGGACCTACATGTTTCCAGTGAATTTAGGTTACCTACTCTGACAACAGTGAAAATTCCTCCCGCAGTAGATGGAGACGCATATAGAAATCATCTTTTGAAAAATTTTGGTATTGAAATAGGAAATGGACTAGGTGCATTGTCTGGTAAGGTTTGGCGTATTGGATTAATGGGGTTTAACTCTAATGAAGAGAATGTTGATCGATTATTAAATTTATTTGATACAGAATTAAAGAAGTTTTCTATTTTTGATTCCTCATCTTTTTAA
- the glnA gene encoding type I glutamate--ammonia ligase — MAKSPQDVLSQIKDEGIELIDLKFTDIHGKWQHLTLTSDMIEEESFTEGLAFDGSSIRGWKAINASDMSMVPDSSTAWIDPFYKHKTLSMICSIQEPRSGEPYNRCPRSLAQKALKYLDSTGIADTAFFGPEPEFFLFDDVRYDSKEGSCFYSVDTIEAPWNTGRTEEGGNLGYKIQYKEGYFPVAPNDTAQDIRSEMLLQMAELGIPTEKHHHEVAGAGQHELGIKFDSLISSADSVMTYKYVVRNVAKKYGKTATFMPKPVFNDNGTGMHVHQSLWESGQPLFYGEGSYANLSQTARWYIGGILKHAPSFLAFTNPTTNSYKRLIPGFEAPVNLVYSEGNRSAAVRIPLTGPNPKAKRLEFRSGDALANPYLAFSVMMLAGIDGIKNQIDPGDGVDVDLFELPAEELSKIDTVPSSLNDSLNALKADKDYLLAGGVFTEDFIDNFIDMKYEEVQQLRQRPHPHEFFMYYDA; from the coding sequence ATGGCCAAGTCTCCCCAAGACGTTTTAAGTCAGATTAAGGATGAAGGAATTGAACTCATCGATCTAAAATTCACTGACATTCATGGTAAATGGCAACATCTAACCTTGACATCTGACATGATTGAGGAAGAATCATTCACTGAAGGTCTTGCCTTTGATGGATCATCTATAAGAGGTTGGAAAGCGATTAACGCATCTGACATGTCTATGGTTCCAGATTCAAGTACCGCATGGATAGATCCTTTTTATAAACATAAAACCTTAAGCATGATTTGCTCTATTCAAGAGCCAAGAAGTGGAGAACCCTATAATAGGTGCCCAAGATCATTAGCTCAAAAGGCATTAAAATATTTAGATTCCACAGGTATAGCGGATACTGCATTTTTTGGACCAGAGCCAGAATTCTTCTTATTCGATGATGTTAGATATGACTCTAAAGAAGGAAGTTGTTTTTATAGTGTAGATACTATTGAAGCTCCCTGGAATACTGGTCGAACAGAAGAAGGTGGAAACCTAGGTTATAAAATTCAATACAAAGAGGGCTATTTCCCTGTTGCTCCTAATGACACCGCACAAGACATAAGGTCTGAAATGTTATTGCAAATGGCTGAATTAGGAATTCCAACTGAGAAGCATCATCATGAAGTCGCTGGAGCAGGACAACATGAACTTGGTATAAAATTTGATTCCTTAATTAGCTCCGCTGATAGTGTTATGACATACAAATATGTTGTAAGAAACGTAGCCAAAAAATATGGGAAAACAGCAACATTTATGCCTAAACCTGTATTTAACGATAATGGAACAGGCATGCATGTTCATCAGAGTTTATGGGAAAGTGGTCAACCTCTATTCTATGGCGAAGGATCATATGCAAATCTATCTCAGACAGCAAGGTGGTATATCGGAGGTATTTTAAAACACGCTCCATCATTCCTAGCATTTACTAATCCAACAACTAATAGCTATAAAAGATTAATTCCAGGTTTTGAAGCTCCGGTAAATCTAGTTTACTCAGAGGGTAATAGATCAGCAGCTGTAAGAATCCCTTTAACTGGACCTAATCCAAAAGCTAAAAGATTAGAATTTAGATCAGGTGATGCACTTGCTAACCCTTATTTAGCATTTTCTGTAATGATGCTAGCTGGTATTGATGGTATTAAGAATCAAATTGATCCTGGTGATGGAGTTGATGTTGACTTATTTGAATTACCAGCAGAAGAGCTATCAAAAATAGATACAGTTCCGTCATCTCTTAACGATTCACTAAATGCACTTAAAGCAGATAAAGATTATTTATTAGCTGGAGGGGTATTCACAGAAGATTTTATTGATAATTTTATCGATATGAAGTACGAAGAGGTTCAACAATTAAGGCAGAGGCCCCACCCTCATGAATTTTTTATGTACTATGACGCTTAA